The following coding sequences are from one Carassius auratus strain Wakin chromosome 47, ASM336829v1, whole genome shotgun sequence window:
- the LOC113064935 gene encoding nuclear factor interleukin-3-regulated protein-like: protein MESAFSQVTWEPEGEAEEISPRGLGLRRKREFIPDDKKDASYWEKRRKNNEAAKRSREKRRVSDYVMETRLVSLNEENARLRAELLALKLRYGLLNPGIPYSPSQRALSQLHTLVPQPLVSCPDKDLYWGRQQDREPSNLSGNQQAPVCLGTHPGSAFLPTHPMAIRRNHPYLLDFPSLHSSTAAPLPFPPCLTPAAASWAGRPLLQPRNQRILSDEEGEQQVPADSSTALPHKLRLKTQNCQRKDNRAKSASPNPTYISD, encoded by the coding sequence ATGGAGTCCGCTTTCTCACAGGTGACTTGGGAACCTGAGGGAGAAGCTGAAGAGATCTCTCCGAGAGGTCTGGGATTGCGTCGCAAACGGGAATTCATACCTGATGACAAGAAAGATGCGAGCTACTGGGAGAAACGCCGCAAGAACAATGAAGCGGCAAAGCGCTCGCGAGAGAAACGAAGGGTCAGTGACTATGTTATGGAGACACGATTGGTTTCGTTGAATGAGGAAAACGCTCGTCTGCGAGCCGAGCTGTTGGCTCTGAAGCTTCGATACGGTTTGCTTAACCCAGGGATACCCTATTCCCCATCTCAAAGGGCTTTATCTCAGCTTCACACTTTGGTGCCGCAACCTTTGGTTTCTTGCCCAGACAAAGACCTCTACTGGGGTAGACAGCAAGACAGAGAGCCTTCCAATCTATCGGGGAACCAACAAGCACCCGTCTGTCTTGGCACCCACCCCGGGTCGGCATTCCTGCCTACGCATCCTATGGCCATACGAAGAAATCACCCATATCTCCTAGACTTCCCCAGTCTCCATTCTTCTACAGCTGCACCTTTACCCTTTCCTCCATGCCTCACCCCAGCAGCAGCATCTTGGGCAGGACGGCCCCTGCTCCAGCCTCGGAATCAGAGGATCTTGTCGGACGAAGAGGGTGAGCAGCAGGTGCCAGCAGATTCCAGCACTGCCCTGCCCCATAAACTAAGACTGAAGACGCAAAACTGCCAGCGCAAAGATAACAGAGCTAAATCTGCGTCGCCAAATCCAACATACATTTCAGACTGA